TATTAAAAGGTATTTTTAAAATTTCTGGGTTGTTATTTCTGATAGATTTCAAATCGAATCCATTTCGCTCTGCAAAATCTAATAAAGACAAATCTATAGTATCTCCATATCTTTCTTGTAACGATAATTGCACATCATTACAAAGTATGCCCGTTAGAACTAGTGTATCAAAATCTTTTCTTTGCTTTAATTTTGGTAAAAAATGGAATTCATTAGAATGTACGTTTTCTATCAATTGCGTTCCAAGCACAAGAGTTTGTACTTTCATATCATCTTCAGTAAGTGTTCCTGTTTTATCTGTGCAAATAATATTGGTTGCTCCCAAAGTTTCTACATCTCCTAATTTTTTGATAATCACCTTCTTTTTTGATAGTAGAACCATTCCGTGAGCAAGAGCAATAGTAGCTACAATTGGTAAACCTTCAGGTATTGTTGCCACAGCTAATGCAATTCCTGTTTGAAACATTAGCAAAATATCATTTCCTCTAATAATACCAGAAATCACAATAAATATGGTAAAAAAGAATGTTAACCAAATAAGACGCCCACTTAATCGATTTAATTTTTTTTCAAGAGGCGTATGTTCTTCTTTAGCATTCATAGCCATTTGCTGAATTTTACCTAGTTGAGTATTCATTCCCGTTGCTACCACAATGCCTTTTCCTCTTCCAGAAAAAACAGTAGTACCTTTAAAAATCATATTGATTTGAGAAACTATGGGAGTGTTAATATCCGTCAACTCATTTATCTGTTTTTCCACAGGAATACTTTCTCCTGTTAAAGAAGCTTCTTTTATCATTAAGTTTTCTACGGAAATTAAACGAGCATCTGCTGGTACAACATCACCTCTTTTAAGAATAATGATATCTCCAGGAACCAACATTGTTGTTTTCACTTCTATAATCTTACCATCTCTAATTACTTGAGAGAGTAGATGGCTTAGACTCATTTTTCTAAGTGCTTCTAGAGATTGTCTTGCTTGCAACTCCATAAAAAAACCTATTGCTGTTGTAATAACAATAACAATAAGAATTGCAAACCCCTCTAACCAATTTTGAAATAGAAATGCAAGTAAGGTTGCAATAGCCAGAATATAGATAATTGGATCAATAAATTGATTGGCTAAAATTTTCCATTTACTTTGCTTCTCCTTTTTTAAAATTTCATTTTGTTTGTAATAAAGAAGGCGTTTTGATGCTTCTTTTGAGCTTATACCTTTATTGATATTTGTTTCAAAGTTTTTGGCTACATTCTGAAAAGAAATTGAGAAGTAATGATGTATCATCTTTGTAACGTATAAAAAAGGTGATTATTAAACCACCCTTTAACCTAAATAATAAAACTATTACTTAGGTTAAAGGGTGATTCAGTTTGAAGAACAAAAAAGCTATATTAGAAACTAGTTGTACTAAGCTATTTCTATTTTCTTTGGTTCTTCCTTTTTAGTTTCTTCTTTTTTAGCAAGATCAAAACTAAGAATTCCATCGTGGTAACTAGCCGTAATTTCCTCTTCCTTAATATTTTCTGGTAATAGTAGTGATCTCGAAAATGAGTTGTAGCTGAATTCCTTTCTTGTGAAATTATCCTCTTTTTCTTTCTTAGAGTCTGACTTTTCTGCAGAAATATTAAGATAACCATCATCTACGGTTACTTCAAAATCTTTCTTTGAAAAACCAGGAGCTGCAAGTTCTATTTCAAATTTATCATCTTCCTCTTTAATGTTTAAAGCAGGCTCTTCTGATTTTCCATTCCAAAAATTTTCTAATAACGACTGACCATTATTCCATAATCGATTTCCTGAAAAATCATCGGAATCAAAATAATCTCTTGTTATTAAATCTCTAAATGGTCTTTTTCTGTTTTTAAATTTTACTAGTGACATAATTTTATAATTTATGATTAAACAATTTATCTATTACGAATTTATCACCATAATGTAATTTATGAAATGACCTAGGTCAATAGGCACATAGAAAAGTCAACATATTTTTTTTCTATTTAGTGTTTTTAAATTTATATGTTGATTGTCCGTTTTTTTTAACACTAGTACGTTTATTTCTTAATATTACTATTTTATACGAAAATTTAGCACAAGATTGAGTGGTACTACGATTTTTATGCTCTAATATTTAGCTTATACTTTCAATTGAAATACCATTCGAAATCGTTCTTATAGTTGTAAATGTAAAACGCGATAAACGAAAGGTTAGGTTTTTATTGACATCAAAAATAGTTGCTATTTCCTTTAATTAGCCATTCCTTTTTTGATTGCATAGCACTGTAATAAAATTTGTTTATCTAATAAAACCTGGAGCTTCTTATACTTCTCTAAAATTGATTCTGCAGTACGTATTAATGGAAAAGTACTTTGAGTTTTTTTATCCTTTTGGTTTTATCTTTTTTTTACATCTCACAAAATATTTAATTCAATGGATTAATAAAATCATTAATATTTTCTATTGTAATTTTAGGGTTTGCTCCTTCACTTTGTGCTACTAATGCACCAACTGCACAAGCAAAATCTATTGCTTTTTGAGGGGCAACTTCATTTAATAATTGACTTGTTAATGAGCCTAAGAAAGAATCGCCAGCGCCTACTGTATCTATTACCTTTATTTGAAAACCACTATTATAAAATAATTTACCATTGTATAATAAAACAGCTCCATGTGGACCTTTTGTAACACAAACGTGTTTGGTATTTGTTTTTTCTGCAATAAATTTTATGTTCTGCTCTAAGGAATTATATTTTGAGCCCAGTGTTTTACAAACTTCATACAACTCATCATCATTAAACTTAATGAAGTCAGCTTTTTCCATTAAATATGATAGTACTTCTACTGTGTAATATGGTTGTCTTAAGTTTAAATCGAAGATTTTATATTTTGCAAATTCAATTAATTGATACAATGTATTTCTAGACGTTTCATCTCTTGCAACAAGACTTCCAAAAACAAAGGCATCAGCATTTAGAACTAAATTTCTTGCTCCTTCTGTAAATCTTATTTTATCCCAAGCCCTTGGATATTTTATATCATAAGACGCAGAACCTTTTTCATTGAGCATTACATTTACCTTACCTGTTTGGAATTCTTTTTTAATTTGAATATTTTCTGTATTGACTTTATTTTGATTTAAATACTCAATTAATTTTTTACCATATTCATCTTCACCTATTGCACTTACCATTGCAACCTTATGGTTGAATGAACTTATTCTACTGGCTACGTTTAATGGAGCTCCTCCAATTTTTTTATGTGTAGGAAAAACATCCCACAATACTTCACCAAAACATACTATTTTAGACATCTTTTAATTTTTTTTTATCTGTATTAATTAAAAAAAGAAAGAGATTAACAAATGTTAACCTCTTTCAAAACTATTTTTAAATTCACAAAAAAACAGCTTTATTAGTAACCCGGGTTTTGATTATATAAACCTCCCGTAAAATCAATCTCTCTTTGAGGTATTGGATAATACTCATCTCTACCCGCAGTAAAATTAGCATTTGTTAAAAAATCTTTTCTTGTTTTTTCAACTGCTAAATATGCGTTTAGAACTTGTTCTGCCATACCCCATCTTACTAAGTCAAAAAATCTTGGACCTTCCATACCAAACTCTAAACGTCTTTCGAACATTAAAGCTTTAAAAGCTTCAGATTTAGATAAACCCATTGGATATTCTCCAACATTATATACATCTGTTGCTCCTGCATCTATTTGTCTTTGCGTACTAGCTGCTGCTCTTCTTCTAACTTGGTTAATTATGGCT
The window above is part of the Polaribacter sp. SA4-12 genome. Proteins encoded here:
- a CDS encoding carbohydrate kinase family protein — translated: MSKIVCFGEVLWDVFPTHKKIGGAPLNVASRISSFNHKVAMVSAIGEDEYGKKLIEYLNQNKVNTENIQIKKEFQTGKVNVMLNEKGSASYDIKYPRAWDKIRFTEGARNLVLNADAFVFGSLVARDETSRNTLYQLIEFAKYKIFDLNLRQPYYTVEVLSYLMEKADFIKFNDDELYEVCKTLGSKYNSLEQNIKFIAEKTNTKHVCVTKGPHGAVLLYNGKLFYNSGFQIKVIDTVGAGDSFLGSLTSQLLNEVAPQKAIDFACAVGALVAQSEGANPKITIENINDFINPLN
- a CDS encoding Hsp20/alpha crystallin family protein, coding for MSLVKFKNRKRPFRDLITRDYFDSDDFSGNRLWNNGQSLLENFWNGKSEEPALNIKEEDDKFEIELAAPGFSKKDFEVTVDDGYLNISAEKSDSKKEKEDNFTRKEFSYNSFSRSLLLPENIKEEEITASYHDGILSFDLAKKEETKKEEPKKIEIA